One window from the genome of Methyloradius palustris encodes:
- a CDS encoding segregation and condensation protein A, producing MQTQLTIDARIYGEQLESIPQDLYIPPDALEVYLDAFEGPLDLLLYLIRKHNLNILDIPMAELTRQYMDYVEKMRQLTAGFKLELAADYLLMSAMLIEIKSRMLLPKPAAVEEEDDPRAELVRRLMEYESIKLAAQNLDAMPQVGRDILVAQAYLQQITEVQLPTVSMDDLMAAWQSVLHRASQYAHHKVSRAELSVREHMSYVLRRLKNDNLLEFIQLFDVEHDGLPKLVVCFLAILELVREGLLKITQQAAFSPIYLQLV from the coding sequence TTGCAGACTCAGCTGACAATCGATGCGCGTATCTACGGTGAGCAGCTAGAGTCTATTCCCCAGGATTTATACATTCCGCCCGATGCGCTTGAAGTCTATCTGGATGCCTTCGAGGGCCCGCTTGATTTATTGCTGTACCTGATACGCAAACATAACCTCAATATTCTTGATATCCCTATGGCTGAACTCACACGCCAATATATGGATTATGTCGAGAAAATGCGCCAACTCACGGCAGGCTTTAAACTTGAACTGGCCGCAGATTACCTGCTGATGTCTGCCATGTTGATTGAAATCAAATCACGCATGTTGCTACCCAAACCAGCTGCTGTGGAAGAAGAGGATGACCCTCGCGCTGAGCTGGTGAGGCGATTAATGGAGTACGAATCCATTAAGCTGGCAGCGCAAAATCTTGATGCCATGCCGCAAGTTGGCCGCGATATTCTGGTTGCCCAAGCCTATTTGCAGCAAATCACAGAAGTGCAATTGCCAACGGTTTCTATGGATGACCTGATGGCAGCCTGGCAATCAGTATTGCATAGGGCAAGCCAGTATGCGCACCACAAGGTAAGCCGCGCTGAGCTTTCAGTGCGTGAGCATATGAGCTATGTTTTACGCCGCCTGAAAAATGATAATTTGCTCGAGTTTATCCAGCTTTTTGATGTGGAGCATGATGGCCTGCCGAAGCTGGTGGTGTGCTTTTTAGCGATACTGGAGCTTGTGCGCGAAGGCTTGCTCAAGATTACACAGCAGGCTGCGTTTTCACCGATTTATCTGCAATTGGTTTAA
- the scpB gene encoding SMC-Scp complex subunit ScpB translates to MTTETQNIQQMKNILEAALLTAGEPLSLDDLLRLFVERMERATLRMLLDELKTDWQSGTMELVQVASGWRFQAREEYAGFLARLNPDRPQRYSRAALETLAIIAYRQPVTRGDIEEIRGVAVNPNIMRQLIERNWVDVIGQRDVPGRPSLYATTKTFLDDLGLTSLADLPPMETFTQAEIQLDL, encoded by the coding sequence ATGACCACAGAGACACAAAACATCCAGCAAATGAAAAATATCCTCGAGGCTGCATTGCTGACGGCAGGCGAGCCATTGTCGCTAGATGATTTGTTGCGCCTTTTTGTTGAGCGCATGGAACGTGCGACATTGCGCATGTTATTGGATGAACTGAAAACTGACTGGCAATCAGGCACTATGGAGTTAGTGCAAGTGGCCAGTGGATGGCGCTTTCAAGCGCGTGAGGAGTATGCGGGTTTTCTGGCACGTTTAAATCCAGATCGCCCACAGCGTTACTCGCGTGCGGCGCTGGAAACACTGGCGATTATTGCGTATCGCCAACCCGTTACCCGTGGCGATATTGAAGAAATCCGTGGCGTGGCAGTCAACCCCAACATCATGCGCCAACTGATTGAACGTAACTGGGTTGATGTCATCGGCCAGCGTGACGTGCCTGGCAGGCCATCACTCTACGCAACGACTAAAACTTTTCTGGATGATTTAGGCTTAACTTCGCTGGCTGATTTGCCACCTATGGAAACGTTTACCCAGGCTGAGATTCAGCTAGACCTATAG
- a CDS encoding tryptophan--tRNA ligase produces MAVERVLSGMRPTGNLHLGHYHGVLKNWLRLQHEHECFFFVADWHALTTHYDTPEIIEESVWEMVIDWLAAGVDPANATIFIQSRVPEHAELFTLLSMITPLGWLERVPTYKDQQEKLAQKDLSTYGFLGYPLLQSADILIYKATQVPVGEDQIPHIEFTREIARRFNHIYGREVGFEEKAKAAIKKLGSKRGGLYEELRTRYQESGDDEALESARAMIEEQQGLSMGDKERLLGYLEGGGKMILLEPEHKLTPASKMPGLDGQKMSKSYNNTISLRESPDVVAKKIKTMPTDPARVRRTDPGNPEKCPVWQLHEIYSDEKIQSWVQEGCRTAGIGCIECKQPVIESVLEELKPIQERAAQYAEDPTLVKNIVAEGCERARKQARETMREVRDAMGLNYS; encoded by the coding sequence ATGGCGGTTGAGCGGGTTTTATCGGGCATGCGGCCCACAGGTAATCTCCACCTTGGGCATTATCACGGCGTATTGAAAAACTGGTTGCGTTTGCAGCATGAGCATGAATGCTTTTTCTTTGTTGCTGACTGGCACGCGCTCACCACACATTACGATACCCCAGAGATCATAGAAGAAAGCGTCTGGGAAATGGTCATAGACTGGCTAGCTGCTGGTGTTGACCCCGCCAATGCCACGATCTTCATTCAGTCTCGCGTACCAGAGCATGCCGAATTGTTTACCCTGCTTTCGATGATTACACCTTTAGGTTGGCTGGAGCGTGTGCCAACTTACAAAGACCAACAAGAAAAACTTGCGCAGAAAGATCTCTCCACTTACGGTTTTCTTGGTTATCCGCTGCTGCAAAGCGCGGACATCCTGATCTATAAAGCTACACAAGTGCCAGTTGGTGAAGACCAGATTCCACATATTGAATTCACACGTGAAATCGCACGCCGTTTTAACCACATTTATGGACGTGAAGTTGGCTTTGAAGAAAAAGCCAAGGCAGCCATCAAGAAGTTGGGTAGCAAGCGTGGTGGCTTGTATGAGGAGCTGCGCACTCGCTATCAAGAGAGCGGCGATGACGAGGCCCTTGAGTCAGCCCGCGCTATGATAGAAGAACAGCAAGGTTTGAGCATGGGTGATAAAGAGCGTCTGCTCGGCTACCTTGAAGGCGGCGGCAAAATGATTCTGCTGGAACCAGAACATAAGCTCACTCCCGCATCAAAAATGCCTGGTTTGGATGGGCAGAAAATGTCCAAGTCATACAACAACACAATTTCATTGCGTGAGTCACCAGACGTCGTAGCTAAAAAAATCAAGACTATGCCGACAGACCCAGCACGTGTTCGTCGCACTGATCCAGGTAATCCAGAGAAATGTCCTGTATGGCAATTGCACGAAATTTATTCTGACGAAAAAATACAAAGTTGGGTGCAGGAAGGCTGTCGCACAGCTGGTATCGGCTGTATCGAATGCAAACAACCAGTGATAGAAAGCGTGCTGGAAGAGTTGAAGCCTATCCAAGAGCGTGCTGCTCAGTATGCAGAAGACCCAACCTTAGTCAAAAACATCGTTGCTGAAGGTTGCGAGCGGGCGCGTAAACAGGCACGCGAAACCATGCGTGAAGTGCGTGATGCAATGGGCTTGAATTACTCTTGA
- a CDS encoding site-2 protease family protein: MELTFIQKIAIYALPVIFAITVHEAAHGYVARYFGDMTAQEEGRISLNPIKHIDLVGTIVIPAISLLLGGILFGWAKPVPVNFSRLRHPKKDMLWVAAAGPAANLVMALFWAVLYKYSVDMGSFATPAGLMAQAGIMINIVLMVLNLLPIPPLDGGRIAVSLLPNHLAYRYAKVEQYGFIILIILLFTGVLSQILHPFIEIVAGFIQWLIL, translated from the coding sequence ATGGAATTGACCTTCATTCAGAAAATCGCAATCTATGCATTGCCGGTTATTTTTGCGATCACAGTGCATGAGGCTGCGCATGGTTACGTAGCCAGATATTTTGGTGATATGACTGCGCAGGAAGAAGGACGCATTAGCCTAAACCCGATCAAGCATATCGATTTGGTGGGTACCATTGTGATTCCTGCAATCAGTCTGCTATTGGGCGGTATTTTGTTTGGTTGGGCGAAGCCCGTGCCAGTGAATTTTTCAAGATTACGTCATCCCAAAAAGGACATGTTGTGGGTAGCTGCTGCCGGCCCAGCGGCCAACTTGGTAATGGCCTTATTCTGGGCAGTGCTTTATAAATACTCTGTTGATATGGGTAGTTTCGCAACGCCAGCAGGCTTAATGGCGCAAGCGGGCATTATGATCAATATCGTATTGATGGTGCTTAATCTGTTGCCTATCCCACCGCTCGATGGTGGCCGTATTGCCGTAAGCCTTTTGCCAAATCACTTGGCTTATCGCTATGCAAAAGTTGAGCAGTATGGCTTTATCATCCTGATTATTTTGCTGTTTACTGGTGTGTTATCGCAGATATTGCATCCGTTTATTGAGATAGTGGCAGGCTTTATCCAATGGCTGATTTTGTGA